The Polyangium aurulentum genomic interval TCGTTGGTGAAGGCCACCTTGTCGGCCGAGACCCGCAAGCGGTCGACCCCGAATCGAAACGCCGCAGTGCGGTCCTCTGCCGCCTCGAGCACCACCCCGAGGGCCGAGGCCCCGCCGAGCTTGATCCGAATGCTCTCCGCCGACACCGCGCCAATATCGGTCGTAAAGAGCCAGCCCTTCGGGTCGACAAGGCCCAGCGGGTAGTCGTTCGTGCCGAGCGCGTCGACCAGCCCCGTCCGCCCCGCGGCGCTCACCCGCGCCTCGCCCTTTTGGTAGCCCAGCCCGGTGATCGTCGGCGGCACGAACCCCCAGAGCGCGACCAGCGCAAAGCCGCCCGGCGGCGCCGGCGTGACCACGATGCCGAGCCCAGCGCCTGCATCGGCGAGGGCAGCCGGCTCGGCACGCACGAGGAAAAGTGGTCAGCGAACGCAGAACGGGTGGTCAAACTTCGCGAAACACGCACTTGAGTATTACGAGCACCATTCGCCGTTTCTGTTCCCCAAGTGGCGGTACGCAGACGACGAGCCTTCGCTGATCCTGCGTCAAAAGAGGCGTGATGCGCGTGTCGCGAAAGGCGAGAGCACCTGTCCTGCGCTGTCGGTGGGTCACGGCTTCCGGCTCGGAGGACCACCCCGTGCCCGAGCTGAACCGAGATCCTCTACGTTTTCCCCCCTGTCCCTGGTCTGCCGGGCGGAAAGCTTACGCTTCGAGAGCGCGCGGGTGGCGCGCGGAGAGGGTGTCCTCTCGAGCAGCGACTGCGCGCGCCAGCGTCACACTGGCTTGTTCGGAGCGCGATCGCTCGCGCGGGTCATCGCGCGCAGCGGCACGTCCGCTCGAATGCAACGCCCTCGGACACGTCGGCATTCTCAAGCAGTCGTCAGTTGTTCGCCGTAGAAGCGGCGGATCAGATCCATGAACCATGGTCCCGGCGCGAGAGCCAGCGCGCCGTCGCGCAGCGCGGCCTTCCAGCGCGTGGGCTGCAGGACCAGCCCGCGCGCTTGCAGCGCACTACGTTGCATGTTGCTGGCGAGCGACGAGGCCTTGGCGCTGTAGGCACCGAGCGCCGCCGTGACGTCGCTGGTTCTCGCTAGTTCTTGCGCGAGCACTTCGGCGCTGACCATGGCGTAAGCGCTACCCATCCCGGACAAGAACGTCGGACATGCAGCCGCGTCGCCGAGCAGCGCGATGCGGCCGCGGGCGATCGCGGGCAAGCGGACCATCGAGATGTTGTCGACGTAGATGAAGCTGTCAGCGTCGATCGCTGCGAACACCGCGCGTACGGTAGGGGCGAAGTCGGCGTATTCGCGTGCGAAGAATTCACGGGCTGCGCGCGGCGTGGACAAGCGTGCGCGTAGGTCGTCGGTGGTGCAGTGGTAGACGACGACCGCAAGCCGGCCGGGTGCGCTTGGGATCGCTGCGACGGTGCGACCTCGAGCCAGGAAACAGGCCGTGTCGCGAAAGTCGTGGTCACAGTCGACCTCGAGCGCGATATAGCAGCCTCCGAGCGGTGTCACGCCCGACTCACCAAATACTTGGCGACGCGTACGGGAGTGAATGCCATCGGCGCCGATGACGGCGTCGACTCGCTCGATTGCTCCGTTCGAGAGTGTAACTTCCACACCAGCATCTGTTTCTTGCAATGTCGCTGCCTCGAGACCGAAGCGAACGTCGACTGCGCCTTGAATGCGCTCGTAGAGCGCCGCGATCAGGTCGGCGCGGCGCATCATCATGAAGCCGCCCAAAGCTGCATCGACCACGCGTGATTCTTGACGTCGCAGCAGGCGGCCGGAGCGCGTGTAGAAGTTCATCGCCTGCTCGGGTTGCGAGCGCGCGGCGCACGATTCGCGTACGCCGAGGTGATCGAGCACCCGCACGCCAGCGCCCTTGAGCGCGATGAAATGGCCGAGGGCGCGAAACGTCGGCGCGCGCTCGATGACGATACTCTCGATGTCGGTTTCGCGAAGTAGCTGGGCGAGAGCAAAGCCGCCGATTCCGCCACCGATGATCATGACGCTCATGCTGCATCTCCTTTCGCTTCGAGTAGGCGGCGCATGGTGTCGTGCGCCAGCCGCAGGTGCGCCTTCAATTGGTTCTCCGTCGCGGGTAAGACGCGCGCGTCCAGAGCGGCGTCAGCCCCCTCGACCAACCTCATCAGAATTTCCTCGCCGACGTCATCGCGCACGAAACCGCGTGCGCGTCCGACACGAATGACCGCCAGCAAGTTCGTGCCGATGCGTGCGAAGGTCGCGGCCAAGCGAGGCGAAGGGCTGTGCCGCAGCGGCTGAAGGGCGCGAAACAGGTCCATCCCGTGCCTCTCGCCGCCGAGGGCTGCAGCGACCGAGAGTTGATGAGCCTCGACCGCATCCCAAAAGCCCTCGCGCGTGTTTCCTTCGAACGCGAACGGCGGGAGCTGCGCTTCCACGCTGTCGTACACCGACTCGATCATGCTCGCGAACAAGTCCTCCTTGTCCGCGAAGTAGTAATAGAAGGAGCTCTTACCGACTCTGGCACGGATGAGGATCTCATTCAGCGAAGCGTCGGCGAGGCCGTGGGCCGCGAACTCGCGGATCGCGGCAGCACTCAGCCGCTTGCGCACGGAAGGGTCGATACGGGCGTAGGTCTCGTGCGGCATCGTTGTGTACCGATGGTACACGGTCTATGTACCATCGGTACACAAAAACGCCGGCCCCAGCCAAATGCTGCGCAACTCGGCACGTTTCGGCCTCGTGGGCGTCGTCGTGTGCTTTGCGGCTTACCTGATTGGAACGGCTCTGGCCGGAGGGACTGGCTCGAGCCGGGTCCTCTGCGCGCGGGCCGCCGAGGGCTGTCCCGTGGAGGACGGCCGGCGCATAGATCCCCGCGAGCGCGGGACCATCTACCGCCTCGGCAGCGCGCAACCGAATCGTCATGGCCGCAGCGTGCCGCGCGAGCCATGCGGCGACAACGGCCAAGGTGGGCCCGCGTCGTTTCAGCTCGAGGTTTGGTCGACGCGCAACTGGTCGCCGTCCATTCCTCGCTGCGTCGGCGATGCCGTATCCCCACGCTCGGCACCTCCGGCAGATCTAGCGTCCCCGCATCGGCCTCGTAGAGCGCCGACAACGGGAGTCTGTGGGGAGAGGTGGTGGAGTCGTGTCAGGGCGCTCCGTGCTTGCTGATGATGCCCCGACCTTTCATCTCCTGCACGCGCCGCTGACGATAATGGTAGTACCGCCAGTAGGGATCGTCTTGAAGTTCGCGGAAAAGGCTGCGGCACTCCTTTTCTAGCTCCGCCCTCCGTTTTGCGTTTTTTTCCTTGGCAGCCTCCTTGGCCCGAGCCTCGAATCGCGCGTGCTTCTCCTTCGTGGAGGCTCGGGGCTCGACGAGCGTCTCGCCATCCGACGTGAACTTTTTGTCGTTGGCTTCGATCGCCGGGTTGATCTCGAACTTCTTTCGATCGTTGAAGTCGGGGCACTTCATGAACGCCCAGTCATCACCGACGAGACCGAGGACCCAGTTCTGTCCTCCTATCTTCCCGGCCCAGCGAACCGATAGAATGAACTCCGCGACGCCGTCGTCCCGAACGCGATCGGCGCCGAGCCATTCTTCGAGCACGATGGGTTTTCCATCGCGAATCAGCGCGTCCTTCGCGGGCGGCGGATCCTTCATCGACCTCACGAGCTCACAGTCCGTATCCACGTACACGCGAGTCTTCTCTTTCGTTTTCTCGTCCTCCACCTCACGATAGAGGTCGCGTACTCGCTTGAATGGCTTCGTTCCATTCCATGGATTCCGATGGACTTCGAGGCAGTACGTCTCCTTCGGTTTCTTCGGCTTGGGGTCGCCGCCGTAAAGCCTCAGTGCGTATCTCTGCTGGTCGGCAGAGCTCACCCGCTTGGTCAGCTGGGAGATCGGGATGTGGAGCCGCACTCGCACGGGGACCTTGTTGACTGCGTCCAGTGCGTCCCATGCCTCGTCGCTCACGTCGTTCGTCTGCCCGCTCGGCATGTCCCTGTCCACACCCCTCGTGGGGACCTTGTAGGGGACACGATAGCGCCAGGCGACCCTCATCCGCCGCAGGACTTCGCGCGTGTACGCTTCATACGACTTGTGATTCTTCTTTTTGCCATTCTTGATTCGCCTGGGCGGTCCCACGTTGGGACCATCGACCCAGCCATAATTCTTCTTGCCGTCGAACTCGACGTACCCCCAGTATCGCTTGTAGCCGCTCTTCGCGATCCACAGCTTGAAGGCATAAAAGGTTCGACCCTCGAACTTCCCGTTCTTCTTGGGGTCGGGATCCTTCGGTGGGATCCAGCCGAGCACCCAGTGCGCGTGCGTCTTCAGATGCGCGTTCGGGCCGGTGATGAGTAGCTGGTACTCGCAGGGCCTCGAGCCCTCGAGGACATCGGAGAGCTTGGCTAGTTTTTCCTGCGCCGTCGTGAAGATGATGCCTGGCATGGCTCAGCCCTCGCCTCCTGCGCCGGGGTTTTCCGATAAAAATGAGTACGTGACGCTCTCCGGATCGAAGCTCAAGGCGCCGCCTTCCTCCTGTTCGTCCAGCCATCGGACGAGCTCGTCGAGCCTGGCCGCGCGGGCGGAGTCGTCCCAAGGCATCGCGTTGACGATGTGCTCCCCCACGAGACCCGTCGCGACAGGCTCGTTCTCGTCCTTGGCGCGCCACACCGCGTACTCCGCGGCGGCGGTGCGCCCGGTCGGCCGCAGGCCGATCGACAGAACCACGAGCCCCGAGCTCTCGCTCACGAATCGATACATCTCCCAGCCGTCGACCGTGGAGAGTCGGTCCACGAGTATCCGCCTGGGCTCTTCGTCCTCGTCCTCGTCCTCGTCCTCGTCGTCCTCGTCCTCGTCCTCGTCCTCGTCGTTCTCGTCTTCGGGATCGAACGTCATTTCGCCCCCGCGTTGGCGCGGTGATAGCGCGCGCCTCGCACGATCAAGTCATACTGCTCTGGTTCGTTGCCGTAGGGAGGTACACCACCGAAAAGCCCATTGCCGGGATCGCCTCGCTCTGCGCTCGGTCCCTTCTGGGTGAGATTCTTCTTGCCCATCTGCCGCAGCACCACGCCCAGCGGAATGCCGGCGGCGGCCGCGGTGACCCCCAGATGAAAGAACCCAAACTCCTCGTGGTCGGGGCCCCAGCGGTTCGGATCCCAGGCGCCGCCTTCGGCGAGATTCTGGCTCACCCATTCGGGTTCGCTCGGATCGAACATGCAGAGGTCCTCCGCCTCGACGAGCTCCTGGCGCATATCGAGGTCGAGCGGAGCCTCGACGGGCATGATGCTCGGATCGATGTCCGCGTTCGCGGTGGGGTTCAGGAACATGTGCGGGCCGCCGTCGAGCACGAGGTCGCCAGCGCGTGACTTGACCGTGACGTTCGCCCCCCCGACGACGTAAATGTTGGCTTTGCCTCGAATGGTGATGTCGGCTGCGGCGCCCAGCAGGATGCTCGCTGCGGCCTCGAGCGTGATGTTCGGCCCTTCGAGGGTGATCGTGGCCTCGCCTGTCGTGAGGGTGATCTTGCGATCTGCGATCTCGAGCCCCGCCGGCGTCGCCGCCTCGGGCGGGCCGGCATTGACGGCGTAGGTGCCGGTGACTCGGACCTGCTCGTCGCCGCCCACGACGACGTTGCGATGGCTCGCCACATGGATGTGCTGGTCGTCCCCGATGGTGACCCTCTCGCTTCCGCCAACCTTCCGAGAGCGCTCGCCTCCGACGACGATGTTCTCGCTTCCGCCGACCTTCCGAGAGCGCTCGCCTCCGACGACGACATTCTCGTTCGCCTTCACGAGCTTCTCATAGTCACGCTGCGCCTGGACGTAGAGTTGCTCGCTGCCGGCCTGATCTTCGAACGTGATCTCGTTCCACCCCTGCCCTCCAGGCGTGCTCATGCTTCGCCACGTGGACGCCGTGCTCCGCTCCGGCAGCCGCTGAGGGACCGGCGCAGTTTGATTGAAGAGTCGGCCGACGATGACGGGTTGGTCGGGATCCCCGCCGAAGAAACCGACCAGGACCTCTTGACCTATCCGTGGCAGCGCCAGCATTCCATAGCCGCTGCCGGCCCACCCCTGGCTCACGCGAATCCAGCAGGAGCTACCATCGTCGAACTGGCCTTCGCGATCCCAATGGAACTGGACGCGCACCCGGCCAAACTCGTCCGTGTGGATCTCCTCCCCCTTCGGCCCCACCACGATCGCGCTCTCGACGCTGTGGATCTGCGGCTTCGGCGTCCGCCGCGCCGGACGGTACGGCACATCCGCGAACAAGGCGCGCCCTTTCAGTTTCCACTCCGTGGAAGGGGCTCCTTCGATCGATAGCTCCGCCATGAGGAGCTTCTTCTCCGGGCCGAGGTCCGCGCGGGGGTGCTGGCCCACCGTGAAGACGACGCCCGGCGCAAGCTCGACCAGGTTGGTTTCGAACGAGATCACGCGCGTGGCGGCCCGCGCGGCCTCCAGCGTCCGCTCGGCGAGCAGCTTGCCGGCCCGCTCGTCGTGCCGCGCCACCCCCTTGTCATCCGCGACGGGGGTACCGGCGCCGCCGTGGTTCACGCCTTCGACCAGGAAGGCGCCGGGAGCATAGTGAAATTGCTCGAGCGGGTCGTTCACCGGATCGCCGGACGAGGCCTGGGCGATGAGCTGGAATTCGGTATTGCGACGAAAATCGACGTCACGGATCGCGACGCGCCCAGGCTGCACGTCGTGCGCGAGCCGCAGGCGGGTGACGTATGCGTGTCCCGCGGCCTGCTCCGGCTTGTCCGTATAAGGGACGGGGCCGCCGAGGTGCGGCTCGGCTCCATGAGGGTGGTCGTGGAGCACCAGGCGCGTGGCTTCACCTCCCTCCTCCTCGAAGTAGAAGCTCATCCCGGCCTCCTCCAGGAGCCGGCACAGGAACGCGTAATCGCTCTCGCCGTACTGGGTGCGCAGCTCGAGCTTGGGGTGCGCTGCACGGTCGATGCGCCAGCGTGGCTCGATGCGCCACTCGGCGAGGAGTCGCTCGGCGATCTCCGGGATGGAGAGGTGCTGGAAGGCCCGGTGATTGCGCCGCTGGGTCAGCAGCCAGAGCCGCGGGACGATGCGCATGTGGTAGGTCGAGAGCCCCGTCGGTTCGACATGGGTCTGCTCGATATGGCTGCACACGCCGGTCCAGAGGCGCTCGTTCCGCTGGGCAGGCTTTGCCCCGGCCACGAGTCGAAATGACGCGGCGCGCCCGATGATCGCCCCGAGATCGATATCCTCGCTCGGGGACCGGGCCTCGATGGAGACCTCGAAGAGCGATGAAAGCGCCTCGCGCACGGAAAAGCGATGGACCGCGAGCGAATCCTCGCCGGATTCGAATGAGAGATGGAGCATCGTCAACGACTTCCCCTCCGCGAAGAGGAGAGCACGAAGCTCGCCCGCTGGCAATGTGGGTCGAAGAGCGCCGTCGTCTGGTATGCCGTCTCGACCGTCATATATTATTGCATCGACACTTCATCCGCCCCGCCCTCCGTGATCTTCCCCCGCTTCCGTGAACGAACCGACTGTGCCGCAAACGCGGCCACTCGTGTCTGCTCTCCAGGACGCGCCCTCACCTCTCCGAGACTCTCCCGCGACTCTTCAAGAGTCGTCCACGCCTCTCCAGGACTCGCCCGCGTGTCTCCAAGACGAGTCCGCGTGTCTCCAAGACGCGTCCGCGCCTCTCCAAGACCCGTCCGCGCCTCTCCAAGACGCGCCCGCGTGTCTCCAAGACGCGTCCGCGTGTCTCCAAGACTCGACCGCGTGTCTCCAAGACCCGTCCGCGTGTCTCCAAGACTCGACCGCGTGTCTCCAAGACTCGACCGCGTCTCTCCCACGTTCGCGCGCGGGACCTGGAGCGCTGCGCGCGCTCCAAGAACAGGAGCAGGGCCATGCTTTTGGTCCCGCAGGCAACAACGGGGAGTGGCGCACATGCTGCGCTAGACGTACGATTGGCTCCATGCCGACGAGGACGTCGTCTACGACGGACCCCTCCCCCGTCGCCTTCGCTGCCGCCTCGAGGGCCATTTGCCCGCGTGATCGAGGAGTGCCCGAATGACACGTGTCGCGTTGGATGCAAAGAAATTTTCCGATGACGGCGTTCTACCCTTGCGTGGGTTTCTGCCCCGAAAGCTCGTGGCGGCCGCGCAGAGCGCGATCTCGTCGGAGCTGACGAGGCTGAAAATCAAAGCAAACGGAAAGCTCACCGCCTCCAAGATCCAAGCCCTCCCCGTTTTTCAGCAGACAATCCGCCTGGGCCAGATGATCAAAGTGGGCGATGAAATCGACCGGCTGTTCCCCGAGGAGCTTCTCGTCGCCATGAATTCGCTGGCGGGAGCGCCCCTGGAAAGGAGTCCTCATCCGCAGATCCTGCTCTCGTTGCCTCACAAAGAAGCCTGGTCGCTGGATCACTTGAACTGGCATCTGGATTTGACCCCGCCGAAAGCCGATCAGATTCCCGGGGTGCAGGCGTTCGTCTTGATCGATGACGTTCAGCCTCGAGGCGGAGCGACCCTGGCTCTGGCGGGATCTCACAAACTTCATTACGTGGATCGTGAGCACAACGCCCACGGGATCCTTCGTCAGAATTCCGACTTCGTTTCGGCGCCGGAGAAATTCCTGGAGCCTCGGACCGTTCACGGAGCACGGGTCCAGATCGTCGAGATGTCGGGACGGGCTGGGGACGTTTATTTGATGGATTTGCGTGTTCTGCATTCGCCTTCGATCAACACGCGGAAGGACATCCGCATGATGGCGACGAACCGGTTCCTGCTTGGATGATGCCTGCGGCGAGCGCGCGTCGCGCCTCGTCCTCGTCGCGTCCTCGGCGGGCGGCCAGACGGCACCG includes:
- a CDS encoding FAD-dependent monooxygenase codes for the protein MSVMIIGGGIGGFALAQLLRETDIESIVIERAPTFRALGHFIALKGAGVRVLDHLGVRESCAARSQPEQAMNFYTRSGRLLRRQESRVVDAALGGFMMMRRADLIAALYERIQGAVDVRFGLEAATLQETDAGVEVTLSNGAIERVDAVIGADGIHSRTRRQVFGESGVTPLGGCYIALEVDCDHDFRDTACFLARGRTVAAIPSAPGRLAVVVYHCTTDDLRARLSTPRAAREFFAREYADFAPTVRAVFAAIDADSFIYVDNISMVRLPAIARGRIALLGDAAACPTFLSGMGSAYAMVSAEVLAQELARTSDVTAALGAYSAKASSLASNMQRSALQARGLVLQPTRWKAALRDGALALAPGPWFMDLIRRFYGEQLTTA
- a CDS encoding type VI secretion system Vgr family protein, yielding MLHLSFESGEDSLAVHRFSVREALSSLFEVSIEARSPSEDIDLGAIIGRAASFRLVAGAKPAQRNERLWTGVCSHIEQTHVEPTGLSTYHMRIVPRLWLLTQRRNHRAFQHLSIPEIAERLLAEWRIEPRWRIDRAAHPKLELRTQYGESDYAFLCRLLEEAGMSFYFEEEGGEATRLVLHDHPHGAEPHLGGPVPYTDKPEQAAGHAYVTRLRLAHDVQPGRVAIRDVDFRRNTEFQLIAQASSGDPVNDPLEQFHYAPGAFLVEGVNHGGAGTPVADDKGVARHDERAGKLLAERTLEAARAATRVISFETNLVELAPGVVFTVGQHPRADLGPEKKLLMAELSIEGAPSTEWKLKGRALFADVPYRPARRTPKPQIHSVESAIVVGPKGEEIHTDEFGRVRVQFHWDREGQFDDGSSCWIRVSQGWAGSGYGMLALPRIGQEVLVGFFGGDPDQPVIVGRLFNQTAPVPQRLPERSTASTWRSMSTPGGQGWNEITFEDQAGSEQLYVQAQRDYEKLVKANENVVVGGERSRKVGGSENIVVGGERSRKVGGSERVTIGDDQHIHVASHRNVVVGGDEQVRVTGTYAVNAGPPEAATPAGLEIADRKITLTTGEATITLEGPNITLEAAASILLGAAADITIRGKANIYVVGGANVTVKSRAGDLVLDGGPHMFLNPTANADIDPSIMPVEAPLDLDMRQELVEAEDLCMFDPSEPEWVSQNLAEGGAWDPNRWGPDHEEFGFFHLGVTAAAAGIPLGVVLRQMGKKNLTQKGPSAERGDPGNGLFGGVPPYGNEPEQYDLIVRGARYHRANAGAK
- a CDS encoding phytanoyl-CoA dioxygenase family protein, whose protein sequence is MTRVALDAKKFSDDGVLPLRGFLPRKLVAAAQSAISSELTRLKIKANGKLTASKIQALPVFQQTIRLGQMIKVGDEIDRLFPEELLVAMNSLAGAPLERSPHPQILLSLPHKEAWSLDHLNWHLDLTPPKADQIPGVQAFVLIDDVQPRGGATLALAGSHKLHYVDREHNAHGILRQNSDFVSAPEKFLEPRTVHGARVQIVEMSGRAGDVYLMDLRVLHSPSINTRKDIRMMATNRFLLG
- a CDS encoding TetR/AcrR family transcriptional regulator, which translates into the protein MPHETYARIDPSVRKRLSAAAIREFAAHGLADASLNEILIRARVGKSSFYYYFADKEDLFASMIESVYDSVEAQLPPFAFEGNTREGFWDAVEAHQLSVAAALGGERHGMDLFRALQPLRHSPSPRLAATFARIGTNLLAVIRVGRARGFVRDDVGEEILMRLVEGADAALDARVLPATENQLKAHLRLAHDTMRRLLEAKGDAA